The sequence below is a genomic window from Humulus lupulus chromosome 3, drHumLupu1.1, whole genome shotgun sequence.
cATGGTACTTTCATGCTTCCAAACATAAGAATACAGGAATGTACAAGGATAGATAATTCAATGAAGTGCGTACATGTTCGTGGAACGTTAAGTCTGAGCACCATCGTCAGGCAACGAGTAAATTAGTTGGAGATTGCATAGAGGAAAAGTTGTTGGATTCAAAAAATGCATACACACTGAGCGACATCATTGATGATATGATCGAAGATTACAATGTATTAATTTCGTACCAAAAGGTTTGGAGAGCAAAGCAAAAGGCATTGGAACTCATTAGGGAGACCCAACAAGAGTCATAACACAAACTACATGGCATTTTATACATGCTTCAGCAATGCAACCCAGGTAACATTTTTCATTATTTGTGAAAATATGGTGTTAATTAGTTCATTTATGTCATACCAATATCCATTCACTAtaaaaaaatcttagttttagtcacaCAAAAATTTGTGACTACATGtaaaaaatttgtgactaaagAAAAAATCATCTTACCTATGCCATCACTAAAAAGTCCTTGACTATaagtattagtcacaaaaatcacaatttgttgtcactaaatgtatttttagtcacaacaaactttatcactAAAGAGGTGTTTGGTATGGGAGTTTGATTTGGTGGGAATGGTAATGTCAAATCTAACTcatgtttggtaaatttatttttaatggctTGGGGTTTTTGTTTCCAAATGGGTCCTATTTTTAAGCTTGATTTGAGGGTAATCTTAACCCTTTTAAACACTTGAGTTTCACATTCCCTTATTCTAAACCCCCTCTAATTCTACTCCTACAAACCCAAACCTCATACTAAACACCCCATAAAAGTAATAGAATGTGACTAAAACTATATTAATGACAACCTGTGATTAAGTATGACTTTCTAGtcacataattttttttgttgtgactaaaagtaGCATTTAGTCATACAAAATATATGCTGTGACTAAAATATTGTCACTAAAGAGTACCTTTATTTGTAGTGATTATCTAAATGACTACTTttgacaaaataataattcatataTAGGAACTAAAATAGACATGGTGATTGACATTGCAAATAGATTCAAGTACTTATTCTATGCCATGGGATCATCCAAAAAAGGTTGGCATCAAAGTACACCAATCATTTTTGTCGATAGAACATTTTCAAAGTGTACATATGGCGAAATTGTGTTAATAGCGAGTGCACAAAATGCAAATAGAGGAGTTTTTCCACTGGCGTTTGCAGTGGTCAACTCTAAGAATGATGATTCATGGAATTGGTTCCTAACAAAAGTGAAAGAAGCATTTGGAGTACGATATGGACAGTGCGTCATATCTGATAGACATGAGAGTATCAAAAAAGCAACCAATGCAGTCTATCCTAATCCTATGCATGGTGTGATCTCATATCATCTACTACAAAACATAAAAACTAGTTTCAAAAGAAGTGGTGATGAAGTCAGAGATACAGTCAATGGTGCATGCAGAGCTTACAACGTGGATGATTTTGAAAAAATTATGAATGATCTGGATGGAATAGATGGTCACATTCGAGCTTATTTGCATGATGAAGTTGGTTATAAAAATTGGACAAGACTATTCAGCAGCAACACACGATATTCAACAATGACATCCAATATTGCAGAGTCCATAGATGCAGATATTGAAGAAGTACAAGAGTTAACAGTTGCAACATTACTAGAGTGCCTATCAACATGCACACACCTAGCTAAGAAGGCAGAAGACGTATTGTGTTATAAAAGGGATAAGTCAGTAAAAATGAAGGTAACACTATTCAACAATTGTTCTTGCTTAAATAATACATAAATAGTTTAGTATATActtttttattgacaatatattattcatatatttagttttgaaattttttattccAAATGCAAGTTgaaatatcaaatgatgatcaagTAATTTTCACAGTGAAAGATGGGAATAAATCATACACAATAGATTTGGAAAAAAGAACATGCACATGTAAGTGCTTTCAACACGATGAAATGCCTTGTTCACATTCAATAGCTGTCATATCAAAGATAGTTTTGAATTGTTATGATTTTTTCTCGTACTACTACACAAAAGAAGCTTATGTTACAACTTATGAAATATCTATTCTACTGTTAAGTGATCCACACACTTGGGATATACCAGAAGAAGTCCAAAGAATAGAAGTTTTGCCTCCCCAAACTACTCGTCCAATTGGTCGACCACAAAAGAAACAATATAAGAGTTCTTTTGGAAAGATTACCTAAAATAAGTGTCGACTATGCCACCAAAGGGGACACAACGTAAAAACTTGTAAGAATTCTTCAATTGTAAGAGTAAATAGAAAGGAATTCAAACCATAAGGCCCTTAAATTCCAGCATTTTGTTTTAGCAACTTGGTATTTGATActgatttatttatgtttttttttttaaatgtattccTTAGTAATATATTCATACTCGTAAGTTACTTTGATGTTGTCATTTTCTTGTTTTATACTAAAATCTTTTATGAAAAttacttaaaatatatatttaaaatacttTACTTTTGTGGAAATAACTTTATTGTAGTTTTCATAATAATAAACACGAGTGTGTCCAATATCATTCAATATAGAATtacctattttcttttatttgtacAGTGTGATTGACTATTAGGACATTCTCAATTACTgagttgaaaaaattaaaataaaagtcCTACTATCAACTAATTAGTTTTTGGTTTTACAATTTTCATGCAATCAATTAAGATggtataaaaaatataatttatgtaAATTTAATAAAACATATTCCTCTATTAAAATGTGTTCAAAAAAGATTTAAGCAACAAAAAAATTTGGGCCTTGGAGCAAAATAACTCTAtccattgtaaaaaaaaataagaaaaaaatatcaTTGTTTTAAAGATTTTAGCAAAATAGGTTAAATCATtagtattataataatatatatcattgtttcgatggtgctcgatgcaagctcgacgggccttcaaaatcaagatttttatgaaaaaattgatgttgctcgatggtggttcgatggaggttcaatggtgttcgatgcgattcttgcaagatacgtaatttttcactcgagtatccgtttaggatgatttgtttttatatttttggtattttttcaagatctatacgtttgagatgtgtatatacacatttgggaagtgtAAATCTTGAAATAAATACAACATGCAAaccatacctcatgttcaagatatattttggtatgttttcaagttataaactttgaaaatgtgtatgtgaacatctaaaacgtgtagatctcaaaaaaataatcatcccaaacggacacccgaataaaaattatgtctcttacaataaTTGTATCGAATTACCATCAAgtaaccatcgaaccaccatcgagcaacgtcgattttttcatgaaaatctcgattttgaaggccccatcgaggtgGCATCGAACACGGTCgagttgggcatgatttttgagttatttttcagatttgaaactctgaaatctgtagaaaaaaatatgtatatatacatctcaaacgtgtagatcttgaaaaaaaataccaaaataaaaaaatcaccccaaatggacacctgagtgaaaaattacgtatcttgcaagaatcgcatcgaacaccatcgaaccactatcgagcaacatcatttttttttcttcataaaattcttgattttgaaggccccatcgagctgacatcgagcaccatcgaacaacattgattttctacagatttcagagtttcaaatctgaaaaaaaaaatcacaaaaaaaaaactaaaaaaatcatgctcagatctgttcgaaatgcagtattttagtgtcctaagtaagTAATATTTGCTCttacattgagttctcttatattttgTCATACTCATGATCTTTTTTTCTATGGAGAGTTaagaggaatgggttgagggagagagagggaagagagaagaggaagtggatgggaaaattatgagaggggtattttgggtattgtcaaaagattttgtatttttttgaaTTGATTAGAAGACCTATCACTTTTTAGATTTAGGacacctcattaagcataaaaattcaaatttcccCTAATAAGTTACTTAACCTaaacttaaatttattttttttaaaaatagatcTGAAATAAccagatctaaaaaaaaaattcaaaatctgaaaaaaaaaaatgattttgatTGTGgcatctctaattttttttagataaGAAAAACCAATGAAATTAGATTATGTTCGGTTAGTTATTAGACCCACCATTAACCATACTGTAAAAGGAAACATCACACAGACTAAAAAAGATAAATAGTAATAAATTTAAACAGTACATATAATCAATATGATAAAAATAACAAagacaattttattaattttttgaattatagGAACAAACtaacaaaaaaacatatatcatcacACACACTGCCATACCTGAGAGAGAAATCATTGGTCAATCTCCTCAAGtaggaaaaaataaataaaaacaaaacctTTGATTAAATGTAGTTAATATTGTTTACTTGCAAAAATAAATGGCTTTCAACGACATTTGTCGTTAGTTAAACTctcttaattaatatataatcaacTGCAAGTGAGCATTATCTTATTATCAGCCTTCTTAGCCATGACGATGTTCTTCCAGTGAGTAGCAACGTCTTCTAGCTCTGGCTCActaatactaggtgccgagagatgctcaattggcacaacatttagctcatcattcttgGTGGAAGTAGCGaaccgagctaaggcatctgcatttgagttttgttctcgggggacctgttcgatcgtgtaaaactcgaaatgttccaatgccgactttgccttttctaagtaagctgccatttttgtgccacgagcctggtattctcccaagatttggttaaccaccagctgggagtcgctgtaacaatgtattgccttagctttgagctccttggctatgcgaagccccgccagtaaagcctcgtattcggcctcgttatttgatgcgttgaagtcgaatcttaaggcagaaaGGAATCTTCTTCCTGCGGGAGTGATCAAAATGACTcctacccccgatccattttcattagatgatccatcaacgtaaagtttccacagctcgtgggtcggggttataacttcattgttggctatgccagtacattccactataaagtctgccaaagcttgagccttaatggtcgttcttagatggtaggtgatctcgaattgtccgagttcaactgcccatttaagaagtcggcctgaagcttctggcttagacaagacttgtctcagtggttgatcagttaatacatggatagggtgcgcctgaaagtagggtcgggGTTtttgagatgaatgaattaagctaagagctagcttttccatcaagggatatctcgactctgcccccaataatcttttactgacgtaatacacgggcctctgcaccttttcttcttctcgcacaagcactgcacttatggcgtgctcggtagtggcaagatataaaTATAGCACTTCCCcttaataggttttgataagatggggggttctgcgaggtgctttttaagctcctggaaggtgagctcgcactcttccgtccattcaaatttcttgcctcccctcaataggttgaaaaatggaagacaatgatctgtagatttagagataaacctactcagtgccgccatcctaccggtcaaactttggacatctttgtgtcttcgaggtgagggcatgtcgatcagggcctggatcttgtctgggttggcttctattccacaaGCGTTTACAataaaacccaggaattttcctgatgataccccaaatgagcatttctgaggatttagtttcatgttaatatttccggagcacgccaaagcactcttcgagatcatcaacatggttatcgttaatttgagacttgactaacatgtcatcaacataaacttccatgttatttcctatttgcttcgaaaacatcatattcatgagccgctggtatgtggccccatcatttttgagcccgaatggcatgacattataacaatatagccccttgtccgttatgaagatcgtatgttcctggtcaggggcatgcatggcaatcttgttatatccagaataggcatccatgaatgacatcaggccatgccctgcagtggcatccacgagctggtcaatcctcggtaagggCAAGCATTCctttggacaagccttgttgaggtctgaatagtcaatgcaggttcgccgcgtcccattgggttttgggaccagtaccgggttggctacccagtctgggtaaaaagcatcccttatgaatcggtttgcttttaacctattgacttcctctttcagtgccttctttctatcatcgtccagttgtcttcgcttttgttgcttcggtgggaagcttttatcgatatttagtaCGTGGCTCACTATGTTCGGATTTATTCCTACCATAtcagaatgtgaccatgcgaagacatcctagtttctcttcaaaaagcaaattagttgctatttggtttcttcctggaggtgttttccaacctttacctttttcgagggatcggactcttcgagctggatctcttcgagctcttctaacggTTTGAGATCAACTTTCTCCTCcacccttggatcgatttcttcatcaatctccaagaccgtcccatctttattttgaacaatgacgAGGGCTTGTGCACtcatctgtttctttcctcttaaggaaatgctgtagcattcccttccagctaaatgatctcccttcaatgtctcgatgccactaggggtcgggaacttaatggccagatgccttacagacgagactgcccccaacccaaccagggcgggtcttccAAGTAacacgttgtaggccgaaggtaggtctactactatgaactccatcatcttggttgttgagactgggtagtctcctaaggtcacggggagttcgatggaccccatgcaggcagtcccttctcctgaaaaaccatacagcgctgttgcacatgctttcaggtcgcgaagagtaagtcccattttctccaaggtGGCTTTATATAGAATGTTTACCGAgatcccattgtctatgagaactcggtgaactcttttatttgcgagctggagagtgatgaccagtgggtcatggtgagggcactggacatgggacgcgtcgtccttGGTAAAGGTTATTGGTTGAGACTCTATcttttggatttttggagctctaggttcgggttcataaggagacccgtccccagtttttagctcgttcacatatcgcttttgggcattcctgcccgttCCTGTGAGAAGAGGTccacccgagatggttattacgtcttctccatcaatcggagggggcttATCTTCGTCCCTTGCTCGGGAATTGTTATTTTGTGCAGGTTGTGGCGCGGCTGTCCTCTAGCTCGTAGACGCTtgattagtattctggtttttgacatattgtcttaaataacctctcgagatcaatctcgtctttcaactatcgacattcatcagtagtgtgcccggtgtctctgtgaaatcgacaatatttgTTGGAGTCCcttttggacttctgatttctcatggggtatGGACGCCTGAAgggaacctggttttcattagacaggtatatattctcccgagactcattgagctcggtgtatactttgtatacggagaaatatctttcccccttcttcttttttctccctttggcctcggggttacttccttcgttcttctttcttttgaagggttttccgcagtaggctttgaagctggtgggtctgTCGAGGTtaaggcagagtttacgtttatcattgtagttaccGGCTGGGAGGTCACATttagtgttgacctcgcctcttctacattgacaaacctctgagctcgtttattaaactcggttagggacctcaccggttttctctgcatatcgtcccaaagagcacttcctggcattactccagcttggacagccatcaGATGACTGCTATCGTCCACATTTCGAGCccgggcaacttccaagttaaaccttgtaaggtaacttttcaatgtctctccTGGCTGCTGCCGAAAGTTAGTCAGAGTTGATGCTTCAGacctaacccccatcatggctctgaactgcttcttgaattcctttgatagttgatcccaagaagtgattgaatgtcttttatatttctcgaaccagctCTTGGCTGGTCCCGTCAGCGATGCTCGAAAtagcatgcacctgagctcgtaacccacgttacttgctctcattatggtattgaatgtactcaaatggctgtatgggttggactttccctcaaaagttgggacatgagggatccgaaatccttgaggaaacggagtattggaaatatggggagcgaacggttcgagctcctcatcagactcttcatatcgaccctgaccttgctcatttttcaaaagcctgaaggctTTTTCCAaatgatcaattctttcctggaccaggtccgcgaggggtcttgcTTGAAATTGGCTGTCGTCGATCATAATTCCAGGTTCGCACCTCTGCAGGGGGTCTTTACACCTATTTAGGCGATCCCTCAAGTCTGGGTttgtcgggttaacattaccccgattctgattcaagtgttctcgcaggtcggagcgattcctgtgGTTCctagtattctttcgacctcgatcatgcttactgactgatctggtatctccagagtcgtcactagtaagactcgtcgcatgattatttcgagatgggtctctttcacgctgcctcgtctctgcagtgcgagatcgggacgtttgACTTCTTGCAGattgggcgcctctccgctccctgaAAGCTTCTATGTTCCCTTGCCTCCTTCCCGCACgtctttcctcatcatctcgaactggttgagcattcctgcgaggaggtgaagggtatcttataggcgatggagggaatcgtatgggtgacggtggctgccacccatttcgaggcctagacggttcggagtttgcccgagatgggtcggttgCATTCTGCGTGTTtccagggatttgagtccgagcctctgcaggggctcggttgttcccAGTTCCCGCTGGTACCCCCGTAGTTGAATTAGTCGGAGCCATAGCTCGGgtacttcttcggggtctcgagggagcggatggctctactggtgccggaggttgctctggcccccttgtggcagcattttttcgcgGACGTCCATGAGGCCTGTGGGGAGGGatatgcacgtccctcggaggaggggcttggttttcatgcggaggtgggggctgagccgcccgAGCCTCCGcagctaacctagccaactcctcattccgcttattAGCTTCAGCCAATTATTTTTTCAGCTgtcggttctcaagttccacaatgggaacgtaccattcaggattgtagtacatatcttCATCCCTTGGGGGTGCTGATGGTCCCcaagaatcggaggactcgcttctctcctctacatccgggtttaccattggctgcttcccagggcgtcttggatagttttcttcaggaatgttttgatcgtttacggccataacttgttcagggatcgcactgcttaaggctctcaatgaaagcaccaaactgttgacgccgtttttcgtcaacttgaaatgTAGATCACGTAAACAGTAAATAGTAAATATTTATGGCcagaaaatacaataaaataaggaggattttttacatggttcagcagttaactctgcctagtccacgagtctttgttattagaacttaggaaatttctggaaattcttcaagaatgaattctccagagtttatttcaagatcacaaaatttcggtcctttacaaaggtgcatgacttctctatttatagaagaagtctcagaatactatcccccACATCTCTGGGAAGTTatcttttacattaataaatttaatggctttaaaagcctgtaactcttatatacaaggaaacgtcccctgaagaccaaggggcgtataactgactaataaatatccatttattatagggaagttacaacaataaatgtagactgcgtctctccaagtgaTTCACTAAGATGTTCGAAATCAGCAATCAACATCGTCAGCGTCGTACCATCCCAGGTCTCTgagtgactttcgagttgtattattttctcaaaatcaacTTAGTATGAAACACCGAGCTCACACTTAAGCCAAGCACGGGACACTTGATCCAAGGTCACACGACAATGGTCGTATCACGATGCTCTGTCTTCCAAGCTTGCAAGGCTTCGAGACCGCCATTTCGAGGTTGCCATCTATTTTGACGGTTCACcgcctaggttgcgaacacgtattctagatattgcgagctcacacctgacgaatccagctttcgagatcacaattctcaaggctcgaaatctgggtgtaacagacataaaaaaaaataataaaaaaaataccaaaacaaccacacaacaacaaaaacaaaaacaaatagtAAACTtataaacaacaacaataaaacagaataaaaaataaaaataagctcCGAAAACAAATTACTAAAACTATAAATCAACTTATAATAAAAATAACTTATAATGCAATTTCAAACAAACACATTATCTTCATTCAACTGTAAATCACGATGCAACAcacaataaaatttgaaaaaatataaacaGAACAACAATAATAACACAACAAAACAACATGATGATATAAgaaattttaaaatagaaaaattacTAAAACTTACAATACATATTCAAACAAACTTTACAAGAAACAAATTCGATACATTCAACAGTCAAAGTGAAAAAAaatgcaaaaccctaaaaaccaacaTCAAAATAATACAATACAAACAACATGCAAACCTTAACAACAAATTTCTTCGGATCATCTCCCACAACTTTGCTTGATTTCACCTTTTTCGCCTTCCTCCTTTCAACAGCATCACAAACCAACTTCCGTTTCTGAGATTAGGATTTCGATGACTCGGCTTTGGGCGAGTTATGAGAGTTTGGTTTCTCTTCAATCCGCATCACAGAAGCTTTCTTCCCCATCAGCAAAGCTTGTTTAGAAATCTTTGGAGGCTTCGGAAGTTTTTTAATAGAAGGAGAAGGAGTAGAAGATCCCGGTCGTAATATAGTCATAGATGATAGATTATGTTATATATAACAACAAAGAGCGTGGGCTTAAATGCTTCAATAACAGTTAAGAACACAATTTTTAGGGAAAAAATTAAGATACTACTGTGATCGTAGAGCCGAAATAAAATAGTGTGATCGTGGAGCAGAAAAAAAATGGAGAGAGGAGTGGAAAAGACTATATCGTGAAAGTGAAAAGAGTGGGAAGTTGtgagaaaaaattcaaaaaaataaacTTCATCAATACAAATTACACGGAAGagacaaaaataatatttttgtaataaaagaAAACATTTATCGTAAACATAAAAAATGTGATTAGTAGAAAAGTAATTATTATCATGTGCCAATAAAATAGTTTATATTGTAATATATTTGACACTTTATATAAAATTTCATTTTACTTATGTGATGATAATAGTTTACCGGTaaagttattttaaaaattaatgtggTAGTAATTGATTCCCATTATcaaaataatgtttttttttttgggtgatgaatatatttttatagtttttttagcAATGTGCTGGTAACCAATAATCactgtgaaattaatttttatgtttttaatgatgTGGTGGTAAATACCACTAtcgaatttttttttgtttgtttagtaAACCAATGAATTTAGATTAGGTTCCGTTAGTTATTAGATCCACCATTAACCATACAGTAAAAGTGAACATCACACAGACTAAAAAAAGATAAATAGTAGTAAAATTAAACAGTACATATAATCAATATGATTAAAAGGACAAagacaattttattaattttttgaattatagGAACAAACAAATTACACAGCACTGAGAACACACACTGCCATACCTGAGAGAGAAACCATTGGTCAATCTCCTCAAGtaggaaaaaataaataaaaacaaaaaacaaaactaTTGATTTGATTAAATGTAGTTAATATTGTTTACTTGCAAAAATAAATGGCTTTTAACGACATATGTCGTTAGTTAAACTCTCTTAATCAATATATAATCAACTGCAAGCGAGCATTATCTTATTATCAGCCTTCTTGGCCATGACGATGTTCTTCCAGTGAGTAGCAATGTCCCTCTTAATCTGATCTTCGCTCTTCTTCGTCGCCGCAGCAGCGCCGTTGGCCTCGTCGCTTTTGCCGTTCCTGGCCGGAAGCTTGTCGAGCTCTTGCAGCACCTT
It includes:
- the LOC133825718 gene encoding uncharacterized protein LOC133825718, which gives rise to MVIDIANRFKYLFYAMGSSKKGWHQSTPIIFVDRTFSKCTYGEIVLIASAQNANRGVFPLAFAVVNSKNDDSWNWFLTKVKEAFGVRYGQCVISDRHESIKKATNAVYPNPMHGVISYHLLQNIKTSFKRSGDEVRDTVNGACRAYNVDDFEKIMNDLDGIDGHIRAYLHDEVGYKNWTRLFSSNTRYSTMTSNIAESIDADIEEVQELTVATLLECLSTCTHLAKKAEDVLCYKRDKSVKMKCD